The DNA sequence TTCAGGTATCGTGTCTGATGATTGGTTGGGAACAGTTGCACCTTTGTAAACTGGATCATAAATGTGAGACTGTAGCCTCCAGGGAACAGTTTTGTAGAGGGTGAAGAAGGGACTTACTCTTTTGATAGTGCCTGGGAGTTGCTGCATTAGTCCAACAAACTGAAAACCACTTTGTTGTCCTCCAACCATGCTGATAAGTAAAAAGAAAATAAGACTTTAattagttttaattttatgaatACATTTCTTATTGTAGATGTCAGAAATAGCCTTACTCTGACTCCACTTTCTTTTCGGTCAGCATCTGCTCTGTCTGGGAATCATGAAGAGCAGATGCATTGCAGGAGAGATCCTCAACAGAAGCCACCATAGGTTCAAGTTGTGACCGAGTGAATTCTGCTCGCCGGCCCGACCCGGGGCTGTCCATGTCCTCCTGCAGGGCTGAAAAACCTGCACAGGACAACATAGTTTCTGATAAAATGGCAGTGTATAAAAAAGCATGCTATgtcaagtaaaaataaatacatttaatcaaAAGTTGAGAGAAcacatgtttaaatgctaaTTTAGAGCTTGTTGAGGTTTTGGTTAGCTCTTAATAGTACAAGACAAACATGCTCTATAAATGGAGGTACGGTCATAAATACCTTCACTATGATCCAGTGATATGGTTTGTTCAATTTCTGCATAGGTGTGTTCCTGACTCGACAGCATGATCTTTGTTTCAATGAGATGCACAATGTCCATGCGGTTGATTTTTGTAAGTGTCTTTATCAAAGTGCTCTCTGTAgaagataaattacaaatatACATTAAGTACTCTGGTTAATAGAACAACACAGAAGATGGAAACTAAACACAATCTCAGGCTCACCTGCTGCATTTTTGCCTTCTCTTTCTTTCCATAGCTTTATGAGGGCATAGCTTTGGTCTTGTAGGGAATTGGGGTTCTCATTTCTTATTTGACTGATTTGAGAATCACTAAATTCAAGCTCTCGAGCTAATTCTgcataaacaaaaaacattggaTAGCACATTTTCTGGTTAAACAAACAATGCAATAGAATGCACAGATATTCACATGTGTAAATACAAATCAGTTACCACAGTTACATTTTCCTACAAGAAAATTCCtgaaaatttttacatttttggcaTTCTTGGCACTTCAAATAAACCTAATATAAATCCAAAATTTCAATTGTTAATCCCCTTTCAACTAAACAAAGGTGGATAAAATGAGTGCCCTCATCACTTGTAGTGTACTCACCAAACCAGCTGAAACCAAGGTGGTCAGCCATGACAGCCAGACGACTTTCTCTCCTGTCGGCCTCAATCTGTGGATCTACTGCAAATTGCAGCACAGCATCAAGAAACACATGAGCACAAGCAATCCATTTATTGACAGTGCTAAGCTAAAACAGTCACTGGCTTTCCTTATCTGTTAACTTTAagtgaattttattttaatttctaaGCAAATGTACAAATGAAAGAATTACCATTTTAGACAATGACGATTTAACAACAGACAAGCAgtcttttctaaataaatgccaTGAGTAACCCTTAAAGAATTTGTGAACATTTggaaataatttataataaagagATTCTTCTAATTTGCAATTAAACTGTATACCGTCAATAATTATACTGACATAAACTGCTTTCATGTTaatcttttaaaacacatagaagGAAAGATACAGAGACAGTCACAAACACAGCCCAAACATCACAGAAGAATCACGAAGAGTTGAAGCTTTAGTTACAACAAAGAGAGGCAACATGTTCATCACTGAGGTGCTGAGGCAGATGAGAAAGAGATAATGGGCCCCAAGAAATGGGGGATACCTTGACTTCGGACTCTATCAGCAGGGATTCGTTCCATCTGCGTCTCAACAGGGTCGTCCCATCTGGGCCTAATGACCAAGGGATCCTCAGGGAAAGGCATTTGCATGTCAGGAAAAGGTTCAATCTCTATTACAGAGGCATCGATAGTGCTGCTTTCGTCATCAGACAGGGCAGCCGcctcttctttttctttctctgccTGAGCCAAACTTTCTACTACCTTAGCTGCCTCATGACTAATCTCTTCAGAAAACGCAACAGGCTGTTTCTTTGTGTCAGTGGATAGgccctttttttgttttgctggTGTGGAGGTTTGGATCGGCTGCCCAGGCTTTCCCCTGACCGGTAGTCTTGATGGAAGCGTCTTAACTTTGTTGGAAAAGTCGGTGCTTGCTGGGCGACCCTGGTCTTTTTTGGTTGGTTTCTTTTTAGAATCACTTTCACAGAAGCTCTTGGCTTTGGAAGACTTTGTAATGCTGTAGCCTACAGATAGACCCGTATCTGTCTCAGATTTTCTTCTTGATTGAGGTTTTATTGGCAGCTTTGACTTCTTATCCTTAGTTGGCTCTGCATGATTCACAGGGCTCTGGGGTTCTGACTTCAGGGAGCTGGCTTTAACAGGGATTCTAGATTTAGGTTTCTCCTCCTCTTTGGAGGTGGGTTTTCTAGCTTTTCTAGCTGACGAAGAGGCTGCAGGCTGACTTTTAGAAACTAGAGTACTTTGGGATTTTGACAAAATAGGGGATGTTTTATCAGGGGATTTGGGTAATTCTATAACTGAGTGCTGGTCCTCTGGTGAGGAATCTGAGGACTCTTGGTCCTGTTGGGAATGAACTGATCTAGTAATTGTTGACTCTGCTGTCTGAATATTGGTTATGACAGTGTCAGAGGAAATGAGATCAGACTCTATATTTCTCTCTTTtattacattgtctgatttAACCTGTACTGTTTCTGTCATTGTTTGGTCCTTCTCTGAGGTTTTTTTTGAAACACCTAATTGGACTGAGGTCTTAGACTTTGAGGCATCTGATAGTGTAACTGCGGCCTCAGCTGATGAATGGACAGTTAAATCTGCAGCCTCTTCAGACATGTCATTATCCTCTTCTGTCTTAATTTTCAAGGAGAGGTTGCAGCCAACCTCATTCACAGCATCACTGGATGCTCTACCAGGTTCGCCCCCTCCATCTTCAGCTATACCCTCTTCAATGGGTTGCTCTCCTATTTGGTAAAATGCAAACCCTTCCTCTTCGTAACTTCTTTTTGTCATGTCTATCGCACCGCTTCTTGTCATCTCAAAAAGTTTTCCCTCCTGAAAGAGGAAAGGGTTTCGTTCACTCGTCGGCGTACCCTCCTCAGTAGGAGTCCGTGTGTCAGGAGTTTCCCCTTGGGAGTGTGAATCTACTACCAGGCCCAAAATCTTTTGCTCTTCCTCTTTGAGTCTTGCTGCAAATGCATCATCATCTTCTCGCATTGAATTCCAGACATCTGTTTCTGCTTTTGCTGTAACTCCTCTAGATTCGGTCTTAGGAGGTTCCTCTTCAGCATCATCTTCCTCTGTGTCATCATAAATACATATTTCTGGTTTAAACGTTTCCTTAGTTTGCCCAATAATAATTGGTATAGAATTAATATCTAGGCTGCCACTACAAATATCTACATAAGGCGTCTCTGCATGCTTCATGTAATCACCTTTAATCTCATCTGTTACATTACACTCTTCCTGACTATGTGATTTGTGATTATCTTTTTTGTGACTGGCTGCCTCATTCTGCTGTTCATGAATCTCTTGACTTTCCCTGGATCTTTTTAAGCTTTCCTCTTTTTGCTCATCTGTTATATTAGCAGCAACTTTGCTGTTGTTAGAGGCAGTTTTGTTCAACTGTGCTAACTCTGAATTAACATATTCCTTGTCCTTATGTTTCTCACTGTTTGATTCTTGAAGGGTCTGAGGTTTCACTGTATGCTTTTCTGAGACAGACTGAGGTTTCCCCACTGTTGATTCAGCTGGAGATGCTGCACTGTGGGCCACGGTTTGGTGAATGTCTTCAGCTGTTTTGGGGCTCTTATGTGTACCTGCTGGAAAAGGAGAGGGAGGTTGTACTTTAATGATCGGTTCAACAGACCGTGCTACTTCTGAAGCTTGTTTGGACTCAATAAACCCAACATCATCCATAGAGGATGTTTCATGTTTGGATGCAAGCACAAACAGCTTGATGCTGTCATCTCCTGCATCAGAGGTTACCAAGGTCTTAGAGGACTCACTATCTTTTCTATTGTCCTTTTTGTCTTTTGCATCTTGTTCCAtttcatcaaatgtttttattttggcagccattttaaacatttcttCCTCTGGAGTAATTTTCCTCTGTGTCAGGCCACACTTCAACTCATCATCTTCTACTGCCTCCTCAGGAATTACAGATGGCTTAAAGGGAACAATCAGGACCATGGGGTCTGGGGTTTTAGGATTGACCTCATAACTTACCTCTTCAGAACTAGGTGTGTCAGGTGAGAGGGGACTCTTACCCGAACTTGTCATCAGGGACGTCTGCTCACAACTGTCCTCGTCAACATTACCCTCCTGTTCTTTGTGAATTCTACTACGCAAAATGTCTGGGGGGATTTCAGGGGCTTTGGAGGATGTCAGGTGCCCTGTGTTCACACTGGGTTGTTCTACTGAAGGTGGAAAAGCCAGGATGGATTTCTGCTCTATGGGACTGCTTTCTAAGGAGTCACGGCACGGGGATTCTTTTGTTGGGCTAGGCTCAATTGAGTCTGGGGTTTTATGGGAAGAGTTGTCTTCTATCAAAGGACTACCCTCTAAAGAGTCTCGGTGGCTAATAGGAAAAGAGTCATCGGCTACTGGACTTAGGGTTTCTGAATCTTGGTGTCTAAGAGGCAGCACTAAACCACCATGATCCTGTGTGGCTGCCCTTGAGGCCAGGGGGTCAGTAGAGGTTGGTGTAGGCTGACCATCAAAGGATTCCTCATCACTCAAAAAGCTTTCTAATGTTTCAGATGCTCTTTTTGTCAGTTTTCGAGGTTTAGATGGTTTAGATGATATAGAAATAATGTCCTTATCAACAGAACTTTGTTCACCCCCAAATGTAACTACTTTACTATGAGGACTACATATTGACtcactttttgtttgtttgttcactgCTTTGTTCACTGTTGGATGGTGAGTTGTATCTTCAGACGTCTGTTCGCCAGTTGTCTTCACCTCAGTTGAAAAGGAAACGGATACTTTACTTGTCTTCTCTTTAGATGTGACCGCCACTGTTTTTGATGTCCTTCCAAGTGTAGACATAGCTGGTTTTTGGGGTGATGCTGAGGGGCTTTCAGGGCTTGTTTCTGGAGTTTCAGCCATTCCTTCATGTTTGTAACTTTCCTCAGAACTTGCGGTGGCTTCCACTTCACCAAGGCTTGCATTGGGTGACTCGATCAATCCTTCATGTTTAAGGCTGTCTGGGCTGTCATCAAATGCACTGTTTTCTGTACCACTGTCGGGCAAAAGGTCTGTGCCATGTTTTGACAATCTTTCTGAAATTGCTTTTGTCATACCCGAGTCTGGTCCAGGGGCCACAACTTCACCACCTTTATCTTGCTGGCACTGAAGACTCTTTTGATcttgtttaatttctttaaagtgTTTTGAGTGAGGACTAATTTTGAGCTCTTTGTTTTTTTCATGGTGGTCTTCAGACTTTACAACATCATGGGACACTTCATGTGAAGGTGCTTGGGGAAGACATTCTGACTTTGTGAGTGTGGCCTCTGGTTGAACTGTTGTGTGCTCTGTTTTAGAAGGTCCTTTATGCTCAAAAAGCCCAGACTTTCTTTTGGAGGGGTCTTGGCCTGTTTGAAATGCTCTCATTAGTTCTCTTACAGACATAGTTTCTTCTAGTTTCTCAGACTCAGGTTTTGTTGTTCTGGGAGGAGTCTGTTTCTGGGGTGAAGCAGATTGCCTTTTCATGCCGGATGTTTTTTGCTCTTTGACAATAGAGGTCACTTTGCTTTCTGCTACTTTATATGGGGGGTTTTGCCctatttgttttttatgaccTTTTTGTTCTTCCTCTACTTTCTTTTGAAGAGCCTTAACTTTCTCTTTAATGGAACCAATTGGTGTCTCTTCAACTACTGGTGACACAGGAGACTTTTTTTGGTCACCAGGAACAGGCAGTAGGACATCACCTTCTGAAGTCTTTTCAGTGGTTTTACTGACAATAACTTCTTTGGTGCTAACTGACTGTGTTTCATCAGTGTGCCCGTGAGGTCCCTTCCGTCTGATTGGCTTTTTTACTTCTGCTGTATGAGTTTTAGTGTCTTTTACCATTGTAGGGACAATTTTTCGACCACCTCTGCGCAGAACAACCTCAGTGAACTTTTGCTGCGATGCTGTGTCTTGGGATGCAGGGTTAGATGTTTCCGGCACATCCAAAAGATACTCCTTCACTTCACTGCTTTGAACAGTTTCTGTGCCGGACATGCCCTTTGGTCTTTGAGACCCTCGGTTGACTCTAGCCTCCTTTAGAAGTGATTCTTGAGATTCAAAGGCTGCCATCATTTTGGCTTCTTCAATTTCACTGTCTGTTAGCAGAACCCACCCTTCATCCCTCCTATACGAACGGTTCTCAGCTTTCGCAGACTCTTCCTTGTCAAATGTTCCACTTCTCAGAATTTCACTAACTTTCTCCAGATCCTCTTTGACTTTTTCCATTATCTCAAAAGGCTCTGCTGACACCTCCTCTGCCCCCTTATCTAAATAATCCCCTTGCATTGGACCTGCTTTCTCTGAGGAATCAGTGGTCAGAATAGCAGTCATTTTGATAAGGTCTTGCTTCATCTCTGAGACTTCCGAAAGTAAATCTGGACTCGCAAGTGCCGGTGAGTCTCGGATCAACTGTGTTTTCAGGTATGATGCTTCTGTTGTCTCAGTGTCTTCATCATCTTCCATTGTGACAACAGACATTGAAGGAGCAAATTAaccaaaatttaaattaaagggACAGAGATTGGAAAAGGAGTTAAAGGGATAAGTTTCAAGGTTCAGAAGGCATCAAGATAAGGTAACTGGACTGTGGGATGATAAGTAGAGGGTTGGAATTATGGGAGAATAACAACTGCAAAGCAAATACTAGGTGGATCTTAAAGATGAGAAGAAAAAAGCAGGAAATAACTTGCTTATCCACATTTGCTACACggcacactcacacacactgacagtgaaacaaacaaacatgacaatCACAAATGGAGATTGAAACAAGTAAACACTGGGAGAGAAGAACTgataaataataacacaaagTACACATCTCAAGATCGCTCAAGATGTATAACTCATGTCTACAGGAAAGAGGGGAGAGTGAAAGCTCAACAAACTCAGCCCATCAAAACAAGTCttgaaacatgtttttttttaaaaaccagtGATAAGAAACTAAATCCATAATTGTTTATGAAATGAAATCTTAATATTGTGGTTTGTGAAGGtggaaataaatgtatttgaaaAGCTCAATGCCTAAATGaccaaaattataaataaaaatactcaATTGAATTATCAATAAAACTGTTAAATAAAGTGCATTGAATcattaattaatgaattaattaatTCACACACAAAGCAACATTTAAACACTTTGTTAGCTGTTATTTCAATGGTAAACAAACAGATGTTATTTAACAAGTTATTTTAGTCTGGTTTGTGAATAATATGTGGATGAATGTGGACACAATAAGTTCATTATGTTAATTCATGCGAGGATGTATTTTAATGCTATAATATGCAGTAAAATCACATCCTAGAGATTGGTGTACTTTCAGCTTGGTCGCAACAGTTTGGGAAGTGCACATTTCTATTCAAACATGATAAAACCTCATGCACATTTAAAAAGAGTTTACTCAGTCTAGTGTGGAAGAACTTAACTGGGCTGCATAAATCCCAGACCTGAAAGCCTCCTTTGGGATAAATTTCATAAAATGCAACGTCAATGCCTGACATCTCCCACATTTAAATCCCTGCATTTCTATTCTAACATCAAGTGAAAAGCCCTCACAAGACACAAGAACATCACAGATGTCAGGCCGTGATGGATACCCATT is a window from the Misgurnus anguillicaudatus chromosome 21, ASM2758022v2, whole genome shotgun sequence genome containing:
- the ank2b gene encoding ankyrin-2b isoform X11, which gives rise to MAHAAASIKKARVEMEQAPDLKALEKAREKRRRSRERAERRRKSDSNTSFLRAARAGNIDKVLEFLKGGVDIGTSNQNGLNALHLAAKEGHLDLVQELLGRGSSVDSATKKGNTALHIASLAGQVEVVKILVKRGADINSQSLNGFTPLYMAAQENHLDVVRYLLENGGNQSTATEDGFTPLAIALQQGHNQVVSILLENDTKGKVRLPALHIAARKDDTKSAALLLQNDHNADVQSKMMVNRTTESGFTPLHIAAHYGNVNVATLLLNRGAAVDFTARNGITPLHVASKRGNTNMVHLLLERGAQIDAKTRDGLTPLHCAARSGHDTAVELLLERGAPMLARTKNGLSPLHMAAQGDHVECVKHLLQHKAPVDDVTLDYLTALHVAAHCGHYRVTKLLLDKRANPNARALNGFTPLHIACKKNRVKVMELLVKYGAFIQAITESGLTPIHVASFMGHLNIVLLLLQNGASPDVSNIRGETALHMAARAGQVEVVRCLLRNGAMVDARAREDQTPLHIASRLGKTEIVQLLLQHMAHPDAATSNGYTPLHIAAREGHLDVATVLLEAGAAHSLATKKGFTPLHVASKYGSLDVAKLLLQRRASPDSAGKNGLTPLHVAAHYDNQKVALLLLDKGASPHATAKNGYTPLHIAAKKNQMEIATTLLQYGAETNIQTKQGVTPLHLVSQEGHSEMAALLLQKGAHVNAPTKSGLTSLHLAAQEDKVGVGEILVKNGGNIDQQTKLGYTPLIVACHYGNAKMVNFLLTTGASVNAKTKNGYTPLHQAAQQGNTHIINVLLQYGAKPNAITVNGNTALAIARRLGYISVVDTLKVVTEEIITTTTTVTEKHKLNVPETMTEILDVSDEEGDDTMTGDGIEYLRAEDLRELGDDSLPGQYLDGMNYLRFSLEGGRSDSLDRSYTSTQQGYYPAKHYGMFEDMIYGNQMSARENEKDWETEILDNIALSSSPAHSGHSSPCRDHDNSSFLVSFMVDARGGAMRGCRHNGLRLLIPPRKCSAPTRVTCRLVKRHRLASMPPMMEGDGLASRVIEVGPSGAQFLGPVIVEIPHFAALRGKERELVILRSETGESWKEHHCEYTEEELNQILNGTDEGLDPPEELERKRICRIITRDFPQYFAVVSRVKQDSNLIGPEGGILSSTVVPQVQAVFPEGALTKRIRVGLQTQPMMVDIVRKNLGNKATFSPIVTLEPRRRKFHKPITMTIPVPKSSADPNPSGFGGDTPTLRLLCSITGGTTPAQWEDITGTTPLTFTNDCVSFTTNVSARFWLIDCRQVQESVNFATLVYREIICVPYMAKFVIFAKTHDPIEARLRCFCMTDDKMDKTLEQQENFTEVARSRDVEVLEGKPIFADCFGNLVPLTKSGQHHVFSFYAFKENRLALFIKIRDNTQEPCGRLSFTKEPRSYRTLSHSAICNLNITLPAYSKESDSEQEPDEETSRTLEKYDEDTETTEASYLKTQLIRDSPALASPDLLSEVSEMKQDLIKMTAILTTDSSEKAGPMQGDYLDKGAEEVSAEPFEIMEKVKEDLEKVSEILRSGTFDKEESAKAENRSYRRDEGWVLLTDSEIEEAKMMAAFESQESLLKEARVNRGSQRPKGMSGTETVQSSEVKEYLLDVPETSNPASQDTASQQKFTEVVLRRGGRKIVPTMVKDTKTHTAEVKKPIRRKGPHGHTDETQSVSTKEVIVSKTTEKTSEGDVLLPVPGDQKKSPVSPVVEETPIGSIKEKVKALQKKVEEEQKGHKKQIGQNPPYKVAESKVTSIVKEQKTSGMKRQSASPQKQTPPRTTKPESEKLEETMSVRELMRAFQTGQDPSKRKSGLFEHKGPSKTEHTTVQPEATLTKSECLPQAPSHEVSHDVVKSEDHHEKNKELKISPHSKHFKEIKQDQKSLQCQQDKGGEVVAPGPDSGMTKAISERLSKHGTDLLPDSGTENSAFDDSPDSLKHEGLIESPNASLGEVEATASSEESYKHEGMAETPETSPESPSASPQKPAMSTLGRTSKTVAVTSKEKTSKVSVSFSTEVKTTGEQTSEDTTHHPTVNKAVNKQTKSESICSPHSKVVTFGGEQSSVDKDIISISSKPSKPRKLTKRASETLESFLSDEESFDGQPTPTSTDPLASRAATQDHGGLVLPLRHQDSETLSPVADDSFPISHRDSLEGSPLIEDNSSHKTPDSIEPSPTKESPCRDSLESSPIEQKSILAFPPSVEQPSVNTGHLTSSKAPEIPPDILRSRIHKEQEGNVDEDSCEQTSLMTSSGKSPLSPDTPSSEEVSYEVNPKTPDPMVLIVPFKPSVIPEEAVEDDELKCGLTQRKITPEEEMFKMAAKIKTFDEMEQDAKDKKDNRKDSESSKTLVTSDAGDDSIKLFVLASKHETSSMDDVGFIESKQASEVARSVEPIIKVQPPSPFPAGTHKSPKTAEDIHQTVAHSAASPAESTVGKPQSVSEKHTVKPQTLQESNSEKHKDKEYVNSELAQLNKTASNNSKVAANITDEQKEESLKRSRESQEIHEQQNEAASHKKDNHKSHSQEECNVTDEIKGDYMKHAETPYVDICSGSLDINSIPIIIGQTKETFKPEICIYDDTEEDDAEEEPPKTESRGVTAKAETDVWNSMREDDDAFAARLKEEEQKILGLVVDSHSQGETPDTRTPTEEGTPTSERNPFLFQEGKLFEMTRSGAIDMTKRSYEEEGFAFYQIGEQPIEEGIAEDGGGEPGRASSDAVNEVGCNLSLKIKTEEDNDMSEEAADLTVHSSAEAAVTLSDASKSKTSVQLGVSKKTSEKDQTMTETVQVKSDNVIKERNIESDLISSDTVITNIQTAESTITRSVHSQQDQESSDSSPEDQHSVIELPKSPDKTSPILSKSQSTLVSKSQPAASSSARKARKPTSKEEEKPKSRIPVKASSLKSEPQSPVNHAEPTKDKKSKLPIKPQSRRKSETDTGLSVGYSITKSSKAKSFCESDSKKKPTKKDQGRPASTDFSNKVKTLPSRLPVRGKPGQPIQTSTPAKQKKGLSTDTKKQPVAFSEEISHEAAKVVESLAQAEKEKEEAAALSDDESSTIDASVIEIEPFPDMQMPFPEDPLVIRPRWDDPVETQMERIPADRVRSQVDPQIEADRRESRLAVMADHLGFSWFELARELEFSDSQISQIRNENPNSLQDQSYALIKLWKEREGKNAAESTLIKTLTKINRMDIVHLIETKIMLSSQEHTYAEIEQTISLDHSEGFSALQEDMDSPGSGRRAEFTRSQLEPMVASVEDLSCNASALHDSQTEQMLTEKKVESDMVGGQQSGFQFVGLMQQLPGTIKRGDDVPEISPQTVTEEQYTDEHGNMVIKKITRKVIRKFVSADGVEREEVMMMEGPQQEAVRVDDADAFSKVVKRTVVRSTGDQTQVTFSEPFAYGGATAFEEEPVQGRKVSKVVKTTVVQGERMEKHIGDPSLSLDLPSAKDDFEKALSFVGFGKVLVPHLVEREVVKEDGSVVRRTRMHKTRTQKRTVVRDGQAKQTHLERLEDTPDTLRPDDLHQHLHQLLQRYCTPEITDQPDEAQDSDAGQTDDPE
- the ank2b gene encoding ankyrin-2b isoform X3, with amino-acid sequence MNEDTQSHLRMEATDRLNGLGGRRRRPKKSDSNTSFLRAARAGNIDKVLEFLKGGVDIGTSNQNGLNALHLAAKEGHLDLVQELLGRGSSVDSATKKGNTALHIASLAGQVEVVKILVKRGADINSQSLNGFTPLYMAAQENHLDVVRYLLENGGNQSTATEDGFTPLAIALQQGHNQVVSILLENDTKGKVRLPALHIAARKDDTKSAALLLQNDHNADVQSKMMVNRTTESGFTPLHIAAHYGNVNVATLLLNRGAAVDFTARNGITPLHVASKRGNTNMVHLLLERGAQIDAKTRDGLTPLHCAARSGHDTAVELLLERGAPMLARTKNGLSPLHMAAQGDHVECVKHLLQHKAPVDDVTLDYLTALHVAAHCGHYRVTKLLLDKRANPNARALNGFTPLHIACKKNRVKVMELLVKYGAFIQAITESGLTPIHVASFMGHLNIVLLLLQNGASPDVSNIRGETALHMAARAGQVEVVRCLLRNGAMVDARAREDQTPLHIASRLGKTEIVQLLLQHMAHPDAATSNGYTPLHIAAREGHLDVATVLLEAGAAHSLATKKGFTPLHVASKYGSLDVAKLLLQRRASPDSAGKNGLTPLHVAAHYDNQKVALLLLDKGASPHATAKNGYTPLHIAAKKNQMEIATTLLQYGAETNIQTKQGVTPLHLVSQEGHSEMAALLLQKGAHVNAPTKSGLTSLHLAAQEDKVGVGEILVKNGGNIDQQTKLGYTPLIVACHYGNAKMVNFLLTTGASVNAKTKNGYTPLHQAAQQGNTHIINVLLQYGAKPNAITVNGNTALAIARRLGYISVVDTLKVVTEEIITTTTTVTEKHKLNVPETMTEILDVSDEEVLLHVDDGAMSDDSIDFEGDDTMTGDGIEYLRAEDLRELGDDSLPGQYLDGMNYLRFSLEGGRSDSLDRSYTSTQQGYYPAKHYGMFEDMIYGNQMSARENEKDWETEILDNIALSSSPAHSGHSSPCRDHDNSSFLVSFMVDARGGAMRGCRHNGLRLLIPPRKCSAPTRVTCRLVKRHRLASMPPMMEGDGLASRVIEVGPSGAQFLGKLHLPHAPPPLNEGESLVSRILQLGPPGTKFLGPVIVEIPHFAALRGKERELVILRSETGESWKEHHCEYTEEELNQILNGTDEGLDPPEELERKRICRIITRDFPQYFAVVSRVKQDSNLIGPEGGILSSTVVPQVQAVFPEGALTKRIRVGLQTQPMMVDIVRKNLGNKATFSPIVTLEPRRRKFHKPITMTIPVPKSSADPNPSGFGGDTPTLRLLCSITGGTTPAQWEDITGTTPLTFTNDCVSFTTNVSARFWLIDCRQVQESVNFATLVYREIICVPYMAKFVIFAKTHDPIEARLRCFCMTDDKMDKTLEQQENFTEVARSRDVEVLEGKPIFADCFGNLVPLTKSGQHHVFSFYAFKENRLALFIKIRDNTQEPCGRLSFTKEPRSYRTLSHSAICNLNITLPAYSKESDSEQEPDEETSRTLEKYDEDTETTEASYLKTQLIRDSPALASPDLLSEVSEMKQDLIKMTAILTTDSSEKAGPMQGDYLDKGAEEVSAEPFEIMEKVKEDLEKVSEILRSGTFDKEESAKAENRSYRRDEGWVLLTDSEIEEAKMMAAFESQESLLKEARVNRGSQRPKGMSGTETVQSSEVKEYLLDVPETSNPASQDTASQQKFTEVVLRRGGRKIVPTMVKDTKTHTAEVKKPIRRKGPHGHTDETQSVSTKEVIVSKTTEKTSEGDVLLPVPGDQKKSPVSPVVEETPIGSIKEKVKALQKKVEEEQKGHKKQIGQNPPYKVAESKVTSIVKEQKTSGMKRQSASPQKQTPPRTTKPESEKLEETMSVRELMRAFQTGQDPSKRKSGLFEHKGPSKTEHTTVQPEATLTKSECLPQAPSHEVSHDVVKSEDHHEKNKELKISPHSKHFKEIKQDQKSLQCQQDKGGEVVAPGPDSGMTKAISERLSKHGTDLLPDSGTENSAFDDSPDSLKHEGLIESPNASLGEVEATASSEESYKHEGMAETPETSPESPSASPQKPAMSTLGRTSKTVAVTSKEKTSKVSVSFSTEVKTTGEQTSEDTTHHPTVNKAVNKQTKSESICSPHSKVVTFGGEQSSVDKDIISISSKPSKPRKLTKRASETLESFLSDEESFDGQPTPTSTDPLASRAATQDHGGLVLPLRHQDSETLSPVADDSFPISHRDSLEGSPLIEDNSSHKTPDSIEPSPTKESPCRDSLESSPIEQKSILAFPPSVEQPSVNTGHLTSSKAPEIPPDILRSRIHKEQEGNVDEDSCEQTSLMTSSGKSPLSPDTPSSEEVSYEVNPKTPDPMVLIVPFKPSVIPEEAVEDDELKCGLTQRKITPEEEMFKMAAKIKTFDEMEQDAKDKKDNRKDSESSKTLVTSDAGDDSIKLFVLASKHETSSMDDVGFIESKQASEVARSVEPIIKVQPPSPFPAGTHKSPKTAEDIHQTVAHSAASPAESTVGKPQSVSEKHTVKPQTLQESNSEKHKDKEYVNSELAQLNKTASNNSKVAANITDEQKEESLKRSRESQEIHEQQNEAASHKKDNHKSHSQEECNVTDEIKGDYMKHAETPYVDICSGSLDINSIPIIIGQTKETFKPEICIYDDTEEDDAEEEPPKTESRGVTAKAETDVWNSMREDDDAFAARLKEEEQKILGLVVDSHSQGETPDTRTPTEEGTPTSERNPFLFQEGKLFEMTRSGAIDMTKRSYEEEGFAFYQIGEQPIEEGIAEDGGGEPGRASSDAVNEVGCNLSLKIKTEEDNDMSEEAADLTVHSSAEAAVTLSDASKSKTSVQLGVSKKTSEKDQTMTETVQVKSDNVIKERNIESDLISSDTVITNIQTAESTITRSVHSQQDQESSDSSPEDQHSVIELPKSPDKTSPILSKSQSTLVSKSQPAASSSARKARKPTSKEEEKPKSRIPVKASSLKSEPQSPVNHAEPTKDKKSKLPIKPQSRRKSETDTGLSVGYSITKSSKAKSFCESDSKKKPTKKDQGRPASTDFSNKVKTLPSRLPVRGKPGQPIQTSTPAKQKKGLSTDTKKQPVAFSEEISHEAAKVVESLAQAEKEKEEAAALSDDESSTIDASVIEIEPFPDMQMPFPEDPLVIRPRWDDPVETQMERIPADRVRSQVDPQIEADRRESRLAVMADHLGFSWFELARELEFSDSQISQIRNENPNSLQDQSYALIKLWKEREGKNAAESTLIKTLTKINRMDIVHLIETKIMLSSQEHTYAEIEQTISLDHSEGFSALQEDMDSPGSGRRAEFTRSQLEPMVASVEDLSCNASALHDSQTEQMLTEKKVESDMVGGQQSGFQFVGLMQQLPGTIKRGDDVPEISPQTVTEEQYTDEHGNMVIKKITRKVIRKFVSADGVEREEVMMMEGPQQEAVRVDDADAFSKVVKRTVVRSTGDQTQVTFSEPFAYGGATAFEEEPVQGRKVSKVVKTTVVQGERMEKHIGDPSLSLDLPSAKDDFEKALSFVGFGKVLVPHLVEREVVKEDGSVVRRTRMHKTRTQKRTVVRDGQAKQTHLERLEDTPDTLRPDDLHQHLHQLLQRYCTPEITDQPDEAQDSDAGQTDDPE